One Amaranthus tricolor cultivar Red isolate AtriRed21 chromosome 1, ASM2621246v1, whole genome shotgun sequence DNA window includes the following coding sequences:
- the LOC130815811 gene encoding uncharacterized protein LOC130815811, translating into MEPKISSISRKVWNIVKVAIYMIKKGINKRKILLDLNMMMKRGKIAGKALGNLMFHHHHDHHNHDNNNNNENDGPQEYEFSCSNTPMYERYFTRKRKTHKPNYYPNDQYYVPSPLPLEESENVDLNEVNSMLEMMLSNEGASSRSVLAASPLLPGLGYGRSPAVRQLRITDSPFPVHSGEDDKKVDQAAEDFINKFYSQLKQQKY; encoded by the coding sequence aTGGAACCAAAAATATCATCCATATCAAGGAAGGTGTGGAACATAGTGAAGGTAGCAATCTACATGATAAAAAAGGgcataaacaaaagaaagatcCTCTTAGATCTCAATATGATGATGAAGCGCGGCAAAATTGCAGGAAAAGCCCTAGGAAACCTAATGTTCCACCACCACCACGACCATCACAACCAcgacaataacaacaacaacgaaAATGATGGCCCACAAGAGTACGAGTTTAGTTGTAGTAATACTCCAATGTATGAACGTTATTtcacaagaaaaagaaaaacccaTAAACCTAATTATTATCCTAATGATCAATATTACGTGCCATCTCCACTTCCCTTGGAAGAAAGTGAAAATGTTGATCTTAATGAAGTTAATAGTATGCTTGAAATGATGCTAAGTAATGAAGGAGCTTCTAGCCGTAGTGTTTTGGCCGCCTCGCCGCTCTTGCCGGGACTAGGGTATGGCCGGAGTCCGGCCGTTCGGCAGCTTCGGATTACGGATTCGCCGTTTCCGGTGCATAGTGGAGAAGATGATAAGAAGGTGGATCAAGCTGCTGAAGATTTTATCAACAAGTTTTATTCTCAACTCAAAcagcaaaaatattaa
- the LOC130815892 gene encoding uncharacterized protein LOC130815892 gives MVRFAFFMLRKGICKKKILLNYLNLMMKKGMIASKVALNNLIFHHYHHHHLRNPASRAGPVENSPYRYDVATATPPMTNKKNYQYKQGEVYYSCMSSPNFEANDDEDLEEIYKTMESMLPKKNSGFMVRQVRVTDSPFPLKNDGFYDPRVDEAADEFIKRFYFKIKNQPATPIHG, from the coding sequence ATGGTAAGGTTTGCCTTCTTCATGCTAAGAAAAGGGATATGCAAGAAGAAAATTCTCTTAAACTACCTCAACTTAATGATGAAAAAAGGAATGATAGCTAGTAAAGTTGCCCTAAACAACCTTATATTCCACCactaccaccaccaccacctccgCAACCCGGCTTCTCGAGCCGGTCCGGTTGAAAACTCACCTTACCGATACGACGTCGCAACGGCCACTCCTCCGATGACCAACAAGAAAAACTATCAATATAAACAAGGTGAAGTCTATTATAGTTGTATGTCTTCACCTAATTTTGAGgccaatgatgatgaagatttaGAAGAAATTTACAAGACTATGGAAAGTATGTTGCCTAAGAAAAATAGTGGGTTTATGGTACGTCAAGTAAGGGTAACCGATTCACCATTTCCTTTAAAAAATGATGGGTTTTATGATCCACGTGTGGATGAAGCTGCTGATGAGTTTATTAAGaggttttattttaagattaagaaCCAACCCGCTACTCCTATTCATGGTTGA
- the LOC130799703 gene encoding uncharacterized protein LOC130799703, whose protein sequence is MEQNITMLSKKVWNIVRVAIYMIRKGLCKKKIFMDLNMIMKRGKIVGKALKNLIFHHHHHQNHLVLASRGIVGGASNFPYDGREYEFSCSNTPLYHHFFNNRKKSHVQNNAQYYIPSPMPLEEADNVTIEEVNKMLEMMLSNEHVITTSGLAASPTLPGLGFGQSPMVRQLQITDSPFSTQYTNDNKYVDQEAEDFIKNFYFQLKQQN, encoded by the coding sequence ATGGAGCAAAATATAACAATGTTATCAAAGAAGGTATGGAATATAGTAAGAGTGGCAATCTACATGATAAGGAAAGGCTTATGcaagaaaaaaatattcatggATCTCAACATGATAATGAAGCGTGGCAAAATTGTAGGAAAAGCCCTAAAAAACCTAATTTtccaccatcaccaccaccaaaACCACCTCGTCTTGGCCTCTCGAGGCATCGTAGGTGGGGCATCCAACTTTCCTTACGATGGTCGAGAGTACGAGTTTAGTTGTAGTAACACCCCTttatatcatcatttttttaaCAACAGGAAAAAATCCCACGTCCAAAATAATGCTCAATATTACATACCCTCTCCTATGCCCTTGGAAGAAGCCGATAACGTAACAATAGAAGAAGTCAACAAAATGCttgaaatgatgttaagtaaTGAACATGTAATAACTACTAGTGGTTTGGCAGCTTCTCCAACTTTGCCGGGCCTTGGGTTCGGGCAAAGCCCCATGGTTCGGCAGTTACAAATTACGGACTCTCCTTTTTCGACACAATATACAAACGATAACAAGTACGTAGATCAAGAAGCGGAGGATTTTATTAAAAACTTTTATTTCCAActtaaacaacaaaattaa